One Setaria viridis chromosome 5, Setaria_viridis_v4.0, whole genome shotgun sequence genomic region harbors:
- the LOC117855231 gene encoding FCS-Like Zinc finger 8, which translates to MVESNAPRSTAPAAAGLFRVPGLFVRLSTKGAADPDTVWSPTSPLDFKSLRSSPPRVGLGLVDALTVADGSCCSVHHLGCRSSFLDSIRPFLELVLPKAACGKAASSPGVAATPDEVSAYAADCEEYTCVISRGANPRTTHILAGETLEVRGRGEVGGGGCRKAIFSIEPLSDQQPSTSSPASAAAPGRCRCCIKKLPEKMDIFMYLGKAFCSNECRKGYMEEEIEEAEELMILDSALNL; encoded by the exons ATGGTGGAATCCAATGCCCCGCGGAGCaccgcgcctgccgccgccgggctcTTCAGGGTGCCGGGCCTCTTCGTGAGGCTGAGCACCAAGGGAGCGGCGGACCCGGACACGGTGTGGAGCCCGACCTCCCCGCTGGACTTCAAGAGCCTCCGGTCCAGCCCGCCGCGggtcggcctcggcctcgtcgACGCCCTCACCGTCGCCGACGGGAGCTGCTGCTCCGTGCACCACCTGGGTTGCAGGAGCTCGTTCCTCGACTCCATCAGGCCGTTCCTCGAGCTCGTGCTGCCTAAGGCGGCGTGCGGGAaggccgcctcgtcgccgggcGTCGCCGCCACCCCGGACGAGGTGAGCGCGTACGCAGCGGACTGCGAGGAGTACACCTGCGTCATCTCGCGCGGGGCGAACCCGCGGACGACGCACATCCTCGCCGGCGAGACGCTGGAGGTGCGCGGCAGGGGCGAAGTGGGCGGTGGTGGTTGCAGGAAGGCGATTTTCAGCATCGAGCCTTTGAGCGACCAGCAGCCGTCGACGTCATCGCCGGCTAGTgcggccgcgcccggccgctgccgctgctgcatcAAGAAGCTGCCGGAGAAGATGGACATCTTCATGTACCT GGGCAAGGCGTTCTGCAGCAACGAGTGCAGGAAAGGGTAcatggaggaggagatcgaggaggcggaggagctcaTGATTCTGGACTCTGCGCTGAATCTCTGA